A genome region from Blautia coccoides includes the following:
- the gatA gene encoding Asp-tRNA(Asn)/Glu-tRNA(Gln) amidotransferase subunit GatA, translating to MEIREMTALTLGHAIKSREVGVREAVKASLDRIGKMDGTLHAFLETDEKKVYDRVKEVENGIRSGRYTGPLAGVPAAVKDNICTKGRKTTCASRILENFVPPYDAEAVRRMENAGMIVIGKTNMDEFAMGSTSETSAYGITRNPWDTEKVPGGSSGGSCAAVASDEAFAALGSDTGGSIRQPASYCGVVGMKPTYGTVSRYGLIAYASSLDQIGPVGKDVSDCAALLEAVAGYDEKDSTSVMRKDLRFTQYLKQDLHGVKIGIPKEYLAEGLDMDVKKALVDAVHLMTRNGAIVEFFSLGLVDYVIPAYYIIASAEASSNLARFDGVKYGYRTEAFEGLHDMYKKTRAEGFGEEVRRRILLGSFVLSSGYYDAYYLKALKVKGMIKKAFDEAFVKYDMLLAPAAPTTAPTIGSSLSDPLKMYLSDVYTAGVNLAGLPAISVPCGRDQNGMPVGMQFIGDCFQEKKIIQAAYAYEQIRGEFPKAYGKGEK from the coding sequence ATGGAAATCAGAGAAATGACAGCCCTGACCCTGGGCCATGCCATTAAAAGCCGGGAGGTGGGAGTCCGGGAAGCGGTGAAAGCATCTCTGGACCGGATTGGAAAAATGGACGGCACGCTCCATGCCTTTCTGGAAACAGATGAAAAAAAGGTATACGACAGGGTAAAAGAAGTGGAAAACGGCATCAGATCAGGCAGATATACAGGTCCTCTGGCAGGTGTGCCCGCAGCGGTAAAAGATAATATCTGTACAAAAGGAAGAAAGACGACCTGCGCGTCCAGAATCCTGGAAAATTTCGTGCCCCCTTATGACGCAGAGGCAGTACGAAGAATGGAAAATGCCGGAATGATCGTCATAGGCAAGACCAATATGGATGAGTTTGCCATGGGGAGCACTTCCGAGACTTCAGCGTATGGGATCACCAGAAATCCCTGGGACACGGAAAAGGTGCCGGGCGGTTCCTCCGGCGGTTCCTGCGCGGCAGTGGCATCTGATGAGGCATTTGCAGCACTGGGCAGCGATACCGGAGGGTCCATCCGCCAGCCGGCGTCTTACTGCGGAGTGGTGGGGATGAAACCCACATACGGAACTGTGTCCAGATACGGCCTTATAGCCTATGCTTCCTCCCTGGATCAGATAGGACCGGTGGGAAAGGATGTATCCGACTGCGCGGCTCTTTTGGAGGCAGTTGCCGGGTATGACGAAAAGGACAGTACCTCTGTGATGCGGAAGGACCTGCGGTTTACCCAATATTTAAAACAGGATTTGCACGGTGTAAAGATCGGTATTCCCAAAGAGTATCTGGCAGAGGGACTGGATATGGATGTTAAGAAAGCTCTGGTAGATGCGGTTCATTTAATGACAAGAAATGGCGCCATAGTGGAATTCTTTTCCCTGGGTCTGGTGGATTATGTGATCCCGGCTTATTATATTATCGCCTCTGCTGAGGCAAGCTCCAACCTGGCCCGTTTTGACGGGGTGAAATATGGGTACAGGACAGAGGCGTTTGAGGGGCTTCACGATATGTATAAAAAGACCAGGGCAGAAGGATTCGGGGAAGAGGTCAGGCGCAGGATACTGCTCGGCTCTTTTGTGCTTAGCTCCGGCTACTATGACGCGTATTATCTGAAGGCTTTGAAAGTAAAGGGTATGATAAAGAAGGCATTTGATGAAGCCTTTGTAAAATACGATATGCTGTTGGCACCTGCCGCTCCCACTACAGCACCGACTATAGGGAGCAGCCTTTCGGACCCGCTGAAAATGTATCTGAGCGATGTCTATACCGCGGGTGTGAATCTGGCGGGGCTTCCGGCCATAAGCGTTCCCTGCGGCAGAGACCAGAACGGTATGCCTGTGGGAATGCAGTTTATCGGGGACTGTTTTCAGGAAAAGAAGATCATACAGGCTGCCTATGCCTATGAGCAGATCAGGGGAGAATTCCCGAAAGCTTATGGAAAGGGGGAAAAATAA
- the gatC gene encoding Asp-tRNA(Asn)/Glu-tRNA(Gln) amidotransferase subunit GatC — translation MAKQIIDDAVMENVEILAKLALTPKEREKAREKMQEMLDYMDKLNELDTEGIEPLAHTFPVENVFREDIVTNGDNREAMLLNAPKSKDGQYQVPKTVQ, via the coding sequence GCAAAGCAGATCATAGATGATGCAGTTATGGAAAATGTGGAAATCCTGGCGAAGCTGGCCCTTACCCCAAAAGAGAGGGAAAAGGCCAGGGAAAAAATGCAGGAGATGCTGGATTATATGGATAAACTAAACGAACTGGACACAGAGGGAATAGAGCCGCTTGCCCATACATTCCCTGTGGAAAACGTATTTCGGGAGGATATTGTGACAAATGGCGATAACCGTGAGGCTATGCTTTTAAACGCCCCGAAAAGTAAAGACGGTCAGTATCAGGTCCCGAAAACAGTGCAGTGA